A single Phoenix dactylifera cultivar Barhee BC4 chromosome 1, palm_55x_up_171113_PBpolish2nd_filt_p, whole genome shotgun sequence DNA region contains:
- the LOC103718462 gene encoding WPP domain-interacting protein 1-like has protein sequence MDLKEDKSKSMLEEVGDRKKSETLGKMAPSVGNKVEVNGDIGPEEHIKNHSPVETGGADGVREEIGSVSSSEAILLSPAEAKVNGDGVGVGHTAGSLSRTIVSPPIAASEMVASKPTPTKGYGLKKWRRIRRDLNKDGTTGADSAQILKRRLPLVETQKARDEHKQKSDGEDEGEGSVASMESRNARGSPLAVAGGTLDPELGLLVAAGGFSIGMDSENSEDRSSKSSTAASAPRLRHEAVGFGRERGKVKNFGGRGSGNVVQQRGQRGRGGGLDNIKKFRGDQVRIEKENSHSSAESDLRSSNAAFVQRGSMVSNGKQSEKSVNYDGENSDEAQPSEEVRSAYHKENGVIEDLSKEDLDAELLADENVEKSESHQSHPNLDPFVESLVLLEAAQQALESEIEKFGEIEEPGLDDFDDDYEEVEGSSSPSPEADSIQLNQRIEQLQYKLEDALAAVRSRESKVLELEAILNRTELPRKEIENPDPPLLKEKCKEMEFELESLLEKKIETEIEYLIMTRATQSWKVMAEDHIALLEDQKSLAGDQMQLMHKLRDTEVKVTMLTGQMGELEAYCAELVGAEEVLRLQNEVLKSSLCCFVQLVMLVIVFWWFLMQLLPPSNGVVPT, from the exons ATGGATTTGAAGGAGGATAAATCGAAATCTATGTTGGAGGAGGTGGGAGATAGGAAGAAGAGTGAAACCCTAGGAAAGATGGCACCTTCAGTTGGAAATAAGGTGGAGGTCAATGGCGATATTGGTCCCGAGGAACATATTAAGAACCATTCCCCGGTTGAAACAGGGGGTGCTGATGGAGTTAGGGAGGAGATAGGGAGCGTGTCTTCTTCTGAAGCAATTTTGTTGTCTCCGGCGGAAGCAAAAGTGAATGGGGATGGAGTTGGAGTGGGGCATACGGCTGGTTCGCTGTCAAGGACAATTGTATCTCCTCCAATTGCTGCTTCTGAGATGGTGGCATCGAAGCCAACGCCTACGAAGGGGTATGGATTAAAGAAATGGAGGAGAATAAGGAGAGATTTGAATAAGGATGGAACGACTGGTGCTGATTCTGCTCAGATTCTTAAACGCAGGCTTCCGCTCGTGGAGACTCAGAAGGCTCGGGATGAGCACAAGCAGAAGAGTGATGGTGAGGATGAAGGCGAGGGTTCAGTGGCTTCTATGGAGTCGAGGAATGCCAGAGGGTCTCCCCTTGCAGTTGCTGGTGGCACTTTGGACCCGGAGCTTGGACTGTTGGTGGCAGCTGGTGGCTTCTCTATTGGCATGGATTCTGAGAATAGTGAGGACCGAAGCAGCAAGTCTTCAACGGCTGCAAGTGCTCCAAGGCTTAGGCATGAAGCGGTTGGATTTGGGAGGGAGAGAGGCAAGGTGAAAAATTTCGGTGGGAGAGGATCAGGGAATGTTGTACAACAAAGGGGTCAACGGGGGAGAGGGGGTGGCTTAGATAACATCAAGAAGTTTAGAGGAGATCAGGTTAGAATTGAGAAGGAGAATTCACATTCTAGTGCAGAGTCTGACTTGAGAAGCTCTAATGCAGCCTTTGTGCAGAGGGGCAGCATGGTTAGTAATGGAAAGCAGAGTGAGAAGTCAGTAAATTATGATGGAGAGAACAGTGATGAAGCTCAGCCCAGTGAGGAAGTCCGATCAGCTTACCATAAAGAGAATGGGGTGATTGAAGATTTATCAAAGGAAGATTTAGATGCTGAATTATTGGCAGACGAGAATGTTGAAAAAAGCGAGAGCCATCAATCCCACCCAAATCTTGATCCTTTTGTTGAGTCACTTGTTTTGCTTGAGGCAGCTCAGCAAGCTCTAGAAAGCG AAATTGAGAAATTCGGAGAAATTGAGGAACCAGGCCTTGATGACTTTGATGATGATTATGAAGAAGTGGAAGGTAGTAGTTCCCCATCTCCTGAAGCTGATTCAATCCAATTGAATCAAAGGATCGAACAACTTCAGTATAAACTGGAAGATGCATTAGCAGCTGTCAGGTCTAGAGAATCAAAGGTGCTTGAACTTGAAGCAATCCTCAACAGAACTGAGTTGCCAAGAAAGGAAATAGAGAACCCTGATCCACCATTACTTAAAGAGAAGTGCAAGGAGATGGAGTTTGAACTTGAGAGCCTGCttgagaagaagatagagacaGAAATCGAGTATTTGATCATGACAAGAGCTACCCAAAGCTGGAAAGTCATGGCAGAAGATCACATCGCTCTCCTTGAGGACCAGAAGTCTCTTGCTGGGGATCAAATGCAGCTTATGCATAAGTTGAGAGATACTGAGGTTAAGGTGACCATGTTGACAGGGCAAATGGGGGAATTAGAGGCTTACTGTGCAGAGCTGGTAGGGGCCGAAGAGGTCTTGCGGCTGCAGAATGAAGTCCTTAAGTCTTCTCTCTGTTGCTTTGTTCAGCTGGTAATGTTGGTTATCGTATTTTGGTGGTTTCTCATGCAGTTGTTGCCCCCATCTAATGGGGTTGTGCCCACCTAA
- the LOC103718460 gene encoding uncharacterized protein LOC103718460, translated as MGCASSKILTRSGSFQQEVKQSKQRKTNGLEELLVSKDGGDKFLALLCTANTVARRIKSSSLREATIEPANSKTMDLEESDSTANPENELTNIETINAWELLAGLEEGKEEGQQKQREHHHNVESSNIDKDGDYKFIGGNDSIPSTSFSLIEDNNNGAVTQTRSILTVEDYDAMVAGNYSLEEGKYMTKTCRSTDVLLPTGSESLIRECSTNSVMMEDNGVEQEEKHEELEVKSIGTEAGVQENVDVKPDQMSEKGAKRKAMAKELTALKVPGFEFSRTGSLREWLKLGGQVFSPGSYVTPKFGNFVSQDPGYGETGCVHNVFDPDLIEQFEQAMKQLTMEEEFVLKQIIESLEDGHEGDISRVEVSEEHIQV; from the coding sequence ATGGGTTGTGCTTCTTCCAAGATACTAACCAGGTCGGGAAGCTTCCAACAGGAGGTGAAGCAAAGCAAACAGAGGAAAACTAATGGGTTAGAGGAATTGCTCGTCTCAAAGGATGGAGGAGACAAATTTCTTGCTCTTCTCTGCACTGCAAACACAGTGGCTAGGAGGATCAAGTCATCATCACTGAGAGAGGCAACAATTGAGCCCGCAAATTCCAAAACCATGGACCTTGAAGAGTCTGATAGTACTGCAAATCCAGAAAATGAGCTCACAAACATAGAAACGATTAATGCATGGGAGTTGTTGGCTGGCTTGGAAGAAGGTAAAGAAGAAGGACAGCAGAAGCAGAGGGAGCATCACCATAATGTGGAAAGTTCTAACATTGATAAGGATGGAGATTACAAGTTCATTGGAGGCAATGACTCGATACCGTCAACAAGCTTCAGTTTGATCGAAGATAACAACAATGGTGCGGTCACACAAACTAGAAGCATCCTCACAGTGGAGGACTATGATGCAATGGTGGCAGGAAATTACTCGTTGGAGGAAGGAAAGTACATGACTAAAACTTGTAGGAGCACAGATGTTCTACTTCCTACAGGTTCAGAGAGCTTGATAAGGGAATGTTCGACAAACTCTGTGATGATGGAGGACAATGGTGTTGAACAAGAGGAGAAGCATGAAGAATTGGAGGTGAAAAGCATTGGAACAGAAGCTGGTGTCCAGGAAAATGTAGATGTAAAACCTGACCAAATGAGTGAAAAGGGTGCCAAGAGAAAAGCAATGGCAAAGGAGCTCACAGCTCTCAAAGTTCCAGGTTTCGAATTCTCGAGGACTGGAAGTCTAAGAGAGTGGCTTAAACTAGGAGGCCAAGTGTTCTCCCCGGGTTCTTATGTCACACCAAAGTTTGGCAATTTTGTCTCACAAGATCCCGGATATGGAGAAACAGGGTGTGTCCATAATGTCTTTGATCCAGATTTGATAGAACAGTTTGAACAGGCCATGAAGCAACTAACAATGGAAGAGGAGTTCGTCCTTAAACAGATTATAGAGAGCTTGGAGGATGGCCATGAGGGAGACATTTCGAGGGTGGAAGTGTCTGAAGAACACATACAAGTATAA